The proteins below come from a single Sulfurihydrogenibium sp. genomic window:
- a CDS encoding response regulator transcription factor, protein MRVLIIEDDLLLGESLKEYLENNGIECVWINNERKLEEALSLSEFDVIVLDLMLRYSKGEDLLRNLRDKNVKTPILIMTAKNSIKDKETCFNLGADDYIVKPFDPKELLLRIKALSKRVRLPEKIKIGDVEIDLENQIVLKDGKEVKLTKTAWTLLYYLIKNRGKVVSNENILNYVWHDKAVGDEVIRAYIKELRKILPEGSIETFKGRGYKLN, encoded by the coding sequence GGAGAAAGTCTTAAAGAATATCTTGAAAATAACGGTATAGAATGTGTATGGATAAATAATGAAAGAAAATTAGAAGAGGCTTTAAGCCTTTCAGAATTTGATGTAATCGTTCTTGATTTAATGCTCAGGTATTCAAAAGGTGAGGATCTACTAAGAAACCTTAGAGATAAAAATGTAAAAACTCCAATTTTAATAATGACAGCCAAAAACTCTATTAAGGATAAAGAGACATGTTTTAACTTAGGTGCTGATGATTACATAGTAAAACCTTTTGACCCAAAAGAACTATTACTAAGAATAAAAGCTTTAAGCAAAAGAGTTCGCCTTCCGGAAAAGATAAAGATAGGAGATGTTGAGATAGATTTAGAAAATCAAATTGTTTTGAAAGATGGAAAAGAAGTAAAACTAACCAAAACAGCATGGACTTTGCTGTATTATCTTATAAAAAATAGAGGAAAAGTTGTAAGCAATGAAAACATTTTAAACTACGTTTGGCATGATAAGGCTGTAGGAGATGAAGTAATAAGAGCTTACATAAAAGAACTTAGGAAGATTCTTCCTGAAGGAAGCATTGAGACATTTAAAGGAAGAGGATATAAATTAAATTGA
- the rpoZ gene encoding DNA-directed RNA polymerase subunit omega: protein MNRRPLIEEALKKVKSRYELVHAASKLAIELYETGLETYITEEGIPLKKTVIAIDKIAKGEASIIKKQDKQ from the coding sequence ATGAACAGAAGACCTTTAATAGAGGAAGCGTTAAAAAAAGTAAAAAGCAGATACGAGTTAGTTCATGCAGCATCTAAACTTGCAATAGAATTATATGAAACAGGTCTTGAAACATACATCACTGAAGAAGGAATTCCACTTAAAAAAACCGTTATTGCAATTGATAAAATAGCTAAAGGAGAAGCTTCTATAATTAAAAAGCAAGACAAACAGTAA
- a CDS encoding sensor histidine kinase encodes MINFINLYYINDLIEKYQQLQDILKQQSQLPAIFQDNLNSYKNEYSKMVILWETFLVFGSIISIYYLTSIYLKKEERYKQFLQLMILSISHKLGNKISSLNINLELIKSICNNQAVNRLEKSLTSLNEDLKTLLNTFKKLQFERREEEKFGVDELVLKLLEEFKPSEKKVFLKLKPLKSFKNRSDIEAIIQIILENAFKYSENKVYIKIYKSNLIIKNDIKNEIESGSGLGLLIVEELSKLNNFKVIKRVKGKYFTVCLAF; translated from the coding sequence ATGATTAATTTTATTAATCTTTACTATATTAATGACTTAATAGAAAAATATCAGCAGCTCCAGGATATCTTAAAGCAGCAAAGTCAGCTCCCTGCAATATTTCAAGATAACCTTAATTCTTACAAAAATGAATATAGTAAGATGGTAATACTTTGGGAAACTTTTTTAGTTTTTGGTTCTATAATTTCAATTTATTATCTAACATCTATATACTTAAAAAAAGAAGAGAGATATAAACAATTTCTACAACTTATGATTTTATCCATCAGTCATAAGCTTGGAAATAAGATTTCAAGTCTTAACATTAATTTAGAATTGATAAAATCAATCTGTAATAATCAAGCTGTCAATAGATTAGAAAAATCTTTAACTTCTCTAAATGAAGACTTAAAAACTCTTTTAAATACATTCAAAAAACTTCAATTTGAAAGAAGAGAAGAAGAAAAATTTGGAGTTGACGAATTAGTTTTAAAGCTTCTTGAAGAGTTTAAACCTTCTGAGAAAAAGGTTTTTTTAAAATTAAAGCCTTTGAAAAGTTTTAAGAATAGGTCCGACATAGAGGCTATTATTCAAATAATATTAGAAAATGCATTTAAATATTCAGAAAATAAAGTATATATAAAGATTTACAAATCAAACTTAATAATCAAAAACGATATTAAAAACGAAATAGAAAGCGGAAGTGGATTAGGTTTACTTATAGTTGAAGAGCTATCAAAATTAAATAACTTTAAAGTCATAAAAAGAGTAAAAGGGAAATATTTTACTGTTTGTCTTGCTTTTTAA